A portion of the Thermodesulfobacteriota bacterium genome contains these proteins:
- a CDS encoding arsenate reductase ArsC has product MASRVLFVCRENANRSQMAEAFCRRHGAGRVEAASAGSQPAAAINPRAKAAMAEKGYDLAGHFPKPLSAVADDPYDAVVTMGCGDSCPFVRAFIREDWDLPDPRDLEPAAYAQVRDVIEARVLDLLQRLAGSGTAP; this is encoded by the coding sequence ATGGCCAGCCGTGTCCTTTTCGTCTGCCGGGAAAACGCCAACCGCAGCCAGATGGCCGAGGCCTTCTGCCGCCGGCATGGGGCCGGCCGGGTGGAGGCCGCCAGCGCCGGCTCGCAGCCGGCGGCAGCCATCAACCCCCGGGCGAAGGCCGCCATGGCCGAGAAGGGCTACGACCTCGCCGGCCATTTCCCCAAGCCGCTGTCCGCTGTCGCGGATGACCCCTACGACGCGGTGGTGACCATGGGCTGCGGCGACAGCTGCCCTTTTGTCCGGGCCTTCATCCGGGAGGACTGGGACCTGCCTGACCCCCGGGATCTGGAGCCAGCTGCCTATGCCCAGGTGCGGGACGTCATCGAGGCCCGGGTGCTGGACCTCCTGCAGCGGCTCGCCGGGTCGGGGACGGCGCCATGA